The Nitrospirales bacterium genome includes a window with the following:
- a CDS encoding GGDEF domain-containing protein: MFKLWSGEDRKEQSTTMSMDKAQESSVTSRDDQATEALAKIMRIFGRHSFELDSMGVGEIEKEFERWAMHVLVGTPVVEDEEAPNDGRRNWGELNRFVNTHRQHEKQYVTDSMGDLRDVLLTFTQTVVQAVVEDKETDRQMVKHIDELQVAAATSSVTEMKKALLSAVHGIGQAMEERKVRQKTQVETLGSKLQKVQAELGQARKQMELDPLTQLYNRAALDTQLERIVSLSMLSGSAASLFMIDIDHFKRVNDTYGHRAGDAVLQQFAERMVSIFLRKSDFLARYGGEEMAVLLQGDGLEVSQRIASRLLEAIRSRPFIHEGTEISVTASIGLAELIPGEPPGAWVERADRALYQAKETGRDRLCLASGTVVV, translated from the coding sequence ATGTTTAAACTGTGGTCTGGGGAGGACAGGAAGGAACAGTCCACGACCATGAGCATGGACAAGGCTCAAGAATCATCGGTCACGAGTCGGGATGATCAGGCGACAGAAGCGTTGGCCAAGATCATGCGGATTTTTGGCCGTCATTCGTTTGAACTTGACTCTATGGGAGTGGGTGAAATTGAGAAGGAATTTGAGCGATGGGCAATGCATGTGCTTGTGGGGACTCCTGTTGTCGAGGATGAAGAGGCTCCGAATGACGGGCGACGGAACTGGGGCGAACTCAACCGGTTTGTGAACACGCATCGACAGCATGAAAAACAATACGTGACCGACAGTATGGGAGACTTGCGAGACGTGCTATTGACCTTCACGCAAACGGTGGTCCAGGCCGTGGTCGAGGATAAAGAAACCGATCGGCAGATGGTCAAACATATCGATGAATTGCAAGTGGCCGCGGCGACAAGCTCTGTGACGGAGATGAAAAAGGCGTTGCTGAGCGCCGTCCATGGCATTGGCCAAGCCATGGAAGAACGAAAGGTGCGGCAAAAGACACAAGTAGAAACCCTTGGCTCAAAGCTTCAAAAAGTTCAGGCTGAATTAGGGCAAGCTCGCAAGCAGATGGAGTTGGACCCCTTGACGCAACTCTACAATCGAGCAGCCCTGGATACCCAGTTAGAACGAATCGTCAGTCTCAGTATGCTCTCCGGGTCAGCAGCCAGTTTGTTCATGATCGACATCGACCATTTCAAACGAGTCAATGACACGTATGGGCATCGTGCAGGGGATGCCGTGTTGCAGCAATTTGCGGAGCGTATGGTCTCGATCTTCTTGAGAAAGTCTGACTTTCTGGCTCGGTATGGCGGGGAAGAAATGGCCGTCTTACTCCAGGGCGATGGATTGGAGGTGAGTCAGCGCATCGCCAGTCGCTTATTGGAAGCGATCCGGAGCCGGCCATTCATTCATGAAGGAACCGAGATTTCGGTTACCGCCTCGATAGGACTGGCTGAGCTGATTCCGGGAGAGCCGCCTGGCGCGTGGGTTGAGCGGGCCGATCGCGCCCTGTACCAAGCCAAAGAAACGGGACGTGATCGGCTGTGCCTTGCATCGGGAACGGTGGTCGTCTGA
- a CDS encoding response regulator: MKQQVLFVDDDPSILRAMQRVMRTLQDDLDMEFKASSKEALQVMEHRRFNIVICDMRMPGMDGPDFLGEVKARFPEVVRIVLSGHSDDSMVFRALESTHQYLAKPCSAETVKQTIHRACEMQALLTDENLKRVVTGVNRLPSLPKIYAQLVEELREDRCDLERVGEIIAQDSALSIKILQLVNSAFFGLSRPISNPAEAANHLGLDTVKTLALVVEVFEAFSIDHVSTFSMDAYWKHCLRVGFLAGAIAKHEGGDLLLQDQSKMGGMLHDVGKLILASFVPEEYQRIQEVVMAESVPEWQAEEQILGTTHARICGYLLGTWGLPMGIVESVLYHHQLDQLSVETFSPPIAVHVANALTHEEDGVSPQDHKLDEETLGRMGLLMKLDDWRGLVQKPLTE; the protein is encoded by the coding sequence ATGAAACAACAGGTCCTTTTCGTTGACGATGATCCGTCAATTCTCCGAGCCATGCAACGAGTCATGCGAACGCTCCAGGATGATCTCGATATGGAGTTCAAGGCCAGTTCCAAAGAGGCCCTGCAAGTGATGGAGCATCGCCGATTTAATATCGTGATCTGCGATATGCGGATGCCTGGGATGGATGGCCCGGATTTTCTTGGTGAAGTCAAGGCTCGGTTTCCTGAGGTCGTTCGCATCGTCCTCTCTGGTCACTCGGACGACAGTATGGTGTTTCGAGCGTTAGAGTCGACCCACCAATATCTGGCGAAACCTTGTAGCGCGGAGACCGTCAAGCAGACGATTCATCGTGCCTGTGAGATGCAGGCCTTGCTCACGGATGAGAACTTAAAACGGGTCGTGACCGGCGTGAATCGCTTGCCGAGTCTTCCTAAAATTTATGCCCAACTCGTCGAAGAACTCCGAGAAGATCGCTGTGATCTGGAGCGAGTTGGAGAGATCATCGCGCAGGACAGCGCGCTGTCCATTAAAATTTTACAACTCGTCAATTCGGCTTTTTTTGGATTGTCTCGTCCGATTTCAAACCCCGCCGAAGCGGCGAATCACCTGGGTCTTGATACGGTAAAGACGTTAGCGCTGGTGGTGGAGGTCTTCGAGGCGTTTTCAATCGACCATGTTTCGACATTCTCGATGGACGCCTACTGGAAGCATTGCTTGAGAGTGGGGTTTCTTGCCGGAGCCATCGCCAAACACGAAGGTGGAGATCTGTTGCTCCAGGATCAATCCAAAATGGGTGGAATGTTGCATGATGTCGGAAAGCTGATTCTCGCTTCGTTTGTGCCTGAAGAGTATCAACGTATCCAAGAAGTCGTGATGGCTGAGTCGGTACCTGAATGGCAGGCAGAGGAGCAAATTCTTGGCACGACCCATGCGAGGATTTGTGGATATCTCCTTGGGACATGGGGATTGCCGATGGGCATCGTAGAATCCGTCCTCTATCATCACCAGTTAGATCAACTCTCCGTGGAAACGTTTTCTCCCCCTATTGCGGTTCATGTCGCCAATGCGCTCACCCATGAAGAGGATGGCGTTTCGCCGCAAGACCACAAACTTGACGAAGAAACCTTGGGTCGAATGGGCCTGCTGATGAAGCTTGATGACTGGAGAGGCCTAGTTCAGAAACCACTCACAGAATAA
- the purE gene encoding 5-(carboxyamino)imidazole ribonucleotide mutase, whose amino-acid sequence MAQETQSSSPQVAILMGSRTDLETMNHASDMLKKLGISYEVRILSAHRATDALLDYVGQAEERGIQVFIAGAGGAAHLAGVIAAKTILPVLGVPMQSKALQGMDSLLSMVQMPKGIPVGTLAIGNAGAANAGLLAAAIIALSDSGVRDRLKAFREEQTQKVLADQIAD is encoded by the coding sequence ATGGCTCAAGAAACTCAATCCTCGTCTCCTCAGGTAGCGATTTTGATGGGGAGTCGAACTGATCTCGAAACCATGAATCATGCGAGTGATATGTTGAAAAAACTCGGGATTTCCTATGAAGTACGAATCTTATCGGCCCATCGTGCAACGGATGCCCTTCTGGACTATGTCGGTCAGGCAGAAGAACGTGGCATTCAAGTGTTTATCGCGGGGGCTGGTGGGGCAGCGCATTTAGCCGGTGTTATCGCAGCCAAGACGATTCTTCCCGTCTTGGGAGTTCCGATGCAGTCCAAGGCCTTGCAAGGCATGGACTCACTCTTGTCCATGGTGCAAATGCCCAAAGGCATTCCCGTTGGGACCTTGGCGATCGGGAATGCTGGAGCGGCCAATGCCGGCTTGCTTGCCGCCGCGATTATCGCGTTGTCGGATAGCGGGGTCCGTGATCGCCTGAAGGCCTTCCGGGAAGAACAGACCCAAAAAGTCTTAGCCGATCAGATCGCGGATTGA
- a CDS encoding ATP-binding protein: MGLAISFIHDSAMAGVPITTASQQMGMLVHSMDTSIVSIVALIGGTIFLVGGILIMSVMNGRLKRKSHELESKNQALRQARGQTKSVLTILKTLMATMEDKVNELIRELQASQEAAITMMEHAEKDRVLAKNAEKHLRVAHAENANILEAIPAILIGVDTKFQVTRWNRLAEDAFGVKSETATGRAFDETLLSLNWDILCPTMTQCLEEGRSRQIKDILFTRPSEKDGFLDLTVTSITNEQEVSEGLLIMGLDISERKELEAQLTLAQRMEMIGQLAAGIAHEINTPMQYIGDNLLFLKDQFALLSSQLSWAIAEIEAKAQTPHGESPEPQPPSPLSASDLKQIQEEIPEALADALQGTENVSRIVRAMKEFSHPGTAEKKTIDLNHAITNTVTVTRNEWKYVADVQTDLAPDLPKIPALPGEFHQVLLNLIVNAAHAIEEANGNQEGPKGRIIIQTRKHEDWVELRIQDSGTGIPEKIRDRIFDPFFTTKDVGKGTGQGLAIVHDVIVQKHKGRITVKTAVGSGTTFIIHLPLKTEDVTT, encoded by the coding sequence ATGGGATTGGCAATCTCATTCATTCACGATTCCGCGATGGCTGGAGTACCCATTACAACTGCATCCCAACAGATGGGTATGCTGGTCCATTCAATGGACACCTCCATAGTAAGCATCGTCGCCTTGATAGGCGGAACGATCTTTCTCGTTGGTGGCATCCTGATAATGTCCGTGATGAACGGTCGCCTCAAACGAAAAAGTCATGAACTCGAATCGAAAAATCAAGCTCTCAGACAAGCTCGCGGTCAGACCAAATCAGTACTGACAATCTTAAAAACACTCATGGCCACCATGGAAGATAAAGTGAATGAGCTCATCCGAGAACTACAAGCCTCCCAAGAGGCAGCCATCACTATGATGGAACACGCGGAGAAAGACAGGGTACTCGCAAAAAATGCTGAAAAACATTTGCGAGTCGCTCACGCTGAAAATGCCAATATCTTAGAAGCGATCCCAGCCATTCTCATCGGCGTCGATACAAAATTTCAGGTCACGAGATGGAACCGCCTCGCAGAAGATGCCTTTGGCGTCAAGTCGGAGACCGCGACAGGCCGTGCCTTCGATGAAACCCTGCTCTCCCTCAATTGGGATATCCTCTGCCCGACCATGACTCAATGCCTCGAAGAAGGGAGATCGAGACAGATCAAGGATATTCTCTTTACCCGGCCTTCGGAGAAAGACGGATTTTTGGATTTAACCGTCACATCAATCACGAATGAACAGGAAGTCTCCGAGGGGCTATTAATCATGGGACTAGATATTTCAGAGCGCAAGGAGCTGGAGGCGCAACTGACGCTCGCCCAGAGGATGGAAATGATCGGCCAACTCGCGGCCGGCATTGCGCACGAAATCAATACCCCGATGCAATACATAGGCGACAATCTGCTCTTCCTGAAAGACCAATTTGCCTTACTCTCCTCACAACTTTCCTGGGCCATCGCGGAGATTGAAGCCAAGGCTCAGACGCCTCACGGCGAATCCCCCGAACCTCAACCGCCCTCCCCATTATCAGCATCGGACCTGAAACAGATTCAAGAAGAAATACCTGAAGCCCTCGCCGATGCATTACAGGGCACGGAAAACGTTTCCCGAATTGTCCGCGCGATGAAAGAATTCTCCCATCCCGGGACAGCCGAGAAGAAAACCATTGATTTGAACCATGCCATTACCAATACCGTAACCGTAACCCGCAATGAATGGAAATACGTCGCGGACGTACAGACGGATCTGGCCCCCGACTTGCCGAAGATACCTGCATTACCTGGAGAGTTTCATCAGGTATTACTCAATCTCATCGTGAATGCGGCCCATGCCATCGAGGAAGCCAACGGGAACCAAGAAGGTCCCAAGGGACGGATTATCATTCAGACAAGAAAGCATGAGGATTGGGTAGAATTGCGCATCCAGGACAGCGGGACCGGTATTCCGGAAAAGATTCGCGATCGGATATTTGACCCGTTCTTTACGACCAAAGATGTGGGAAAAGGGACAGGCCAGGGATTGGCTATCGTGCATGATGTCATCGTTCAAAAACATAAAGGCCGCATTACCGTAAAAACAGCAGTGGGAAGTGGCACCACGTTTATTATTCACCTCCCGCTCAAAACAGAAGATGTCACTACCTGA
- a CDS encoding NAD(P)-dependent oxidoreductase, whose product MQKHEFRVGFVGVGRMGANMARRLHDHGYKLTAIFDRNLEASTKVAQELGCQLAQTPAQVAESSNTILTVVSDDQATRDIFNPDSTDSLLTHASDRLFINCATISPPVHVEIEALVGQRGGQSLEACMASSITQAREGTLYLMCGGTPDAFQRASTLLQSMSSALRHIGRAGEAAKVKALVNMVMNINTAGLAEGLGVGEALGLDLTMLREVFAQTGAASRVLETDGEDMINRDHECYFSAAHAAKDSGIALRLGQEAGLSLPLAQATLDQYTRLVQRGKGDLDKSAVAELTFKSRCD is encoded by the coding sequence ATGCAGAAACATGAATTTCGAGTCGGGTTTGTCGGAGTCGGTCGAATGGGAGCCAATATGGCCCGCCGGCTTCACGACCATGGATATAAGCTGACGGCCATTTTTGACAGGAATCTCGAGGCGTCGACAAAAGTAGCTCAGGAACTCGGATGCCAACTGGCCCAGACTCCGGCTCAGGTCGCAGAAAGTTCGAACACGATCCTCACCGTCGTGAGCGACGATCAGGCCACGCGCGACATTTTCAACCCGGACTCGACAGACAGCTTGCTCACGCATGCGTCCGATCGTTTATTCATCAATTGCGCCACGATCTCTCCTCCCGTACACGTTGAAATCGAGGCATTGGTCGGCCAGCGGGGCGGGCAAAGCCTGGAAGCCTGTATGGCAAGCAGTATTACCCAAGCACGGGAAGGTACTCTCTATCTGATGTGTGGAGGAACGCCTGACGCCTTTCAACGCGCATCAACATTACTGCAATCCATGAGTTCGGCACTCCGTCATATTGGCCGTGCCGGAGAGGCCGCCAAAGTAAAGGCCCTGGTCAATATGGTCATGAACATCAACACGGCTGGCCTTGCGGAAGGGCTAGGCGTGGGCGAGGCTCTCGGCTTAGATCTCACGATGTTACGGGAAGTGTTTGCTCAAACCGGCGCGGCTTCACGCGTTCTGGAAACGGATGGAGAAGACATGATCAATCGCGACCACGAATGTTATTTTTCAGCCGCACATGCGGCCAAAGACTCAGGCATTGCCCTTCGCCTCGGACAAGAGGCCGGACTTTCGCTTCCGCTTGCCCAGGCCACACTGGACCAATACACGCGCCTCGTTCAACGTGGGAAAGGCGACCTCGACAAATCAGCCGTCGCAGAACTTACCTTTAAAAGTCGGTGTGATTAA
- a CDS encoding TrmH family RNA methyltransferase produces MVSGKRIVREILDRHPSRCREVLCSATSLQELPLPQHLPVFRLDATLFQRIDIVGTASPILICDAPEYPSASLSRPPDGLEVLCPFGDPNNLGTVMRSCAAFGVQRLILLKEAAHPFHPKAIRASSGMAFDQALYAGPAIAELLKPEISQWIVALDLNGENISTWECPEHIRLLVGEEGLGLPNGAFQQTLTIPQAPTLDSLNAATALSIALFTYRQRFPL; encoded by the coding sequence ATGGTATCCGGTAAAAGAATCGTTCGAGAAATTCTCGACCGACATCCCTCGCGATGCCGCGAGGTTCTCTGCTCTGCCACGTCTCTCCAAGAACTGCCACTTCCTCAGCATCTCCCGGTATTTCGACTGGACGCTACGCTGTTTCAACGGATTGATATCGTCGGGACGGCCTCCCCGATTTTGATCTGTGATGCTCCTGAATATCCGTCCGCGAGCCTTTCCCGTCCCCCTGATGGCCTGGAAGTGCTCTGCCCTTTCGGCGACCCCAATAATCTTGGAACGGTTATGAGAAGCTGCGCCGCCTTTGGCGTGCAAAGGCTGATCTTACTGAAAGAAGCCGCCCATCCTTTTCACCCGAAAGCCATTCGAGCATCCAGCGGGATGGCCTTCGATCAGGCTCTCTATGCGGGGCCGGCCATTGCTGAGCTCCTGAAACCTGAAATCAGCCAATGGATCGTCGCGTTAGACCTGAACGGAGAAAATATATCGACATGGGAATGTCCTGAACATATTCGTTTGCTCGTCGGTGAAGAGGGACTGGGATTGCCGAATGGCGCGTTTCAACAAACGCTCACGATTCCACAGGCACCGACGCTCGATTCCTTAAATGCGGCAACAGCGTTGAGTATCGCCCTGTTTACCTACCGCCAACGCTTTCCCCTCTAA
- a CDS encoding DUF1653 domain-containing protein, which produces MITPGRYRHYKGKDYQVLGCAKHTETEEEFVVYRALYGDHGLWVRPKHMFEEEIEKAGVRQPRFQRLEEDGDGTM; this is translated from the coding sequence ATGATCACCCCCGGACGGTATCGACATTACAAAGGAAAAGACTATCAGGTGCTTGGATGCGCCAAACATACGGAAACCGAAGAAGAATTCGTCGTGTACCGGGCCCTGTACGGAGACCATGGACTATGGGTCAGGCCCAAACACATGTTCGAAGAGGAGATCGAGAAAGCAGGTGTACGCCAACCTCGTTTCCAACGCCTCGAGGAAGACGGCGACGGGACAATGTAG
- a CDS encoding TonB-dependent receptor, translating to MRVASGSEAQEPEITQLDPVIVTASVLPTTALRSTASVRLITRNDIERQQANRFAELLQQVPGLHVDEMGGRGGISSVYIRGGDPNFTLVLIDGVPINDPTNQRGGSVDLSTLTPERIEQIEIIRGPLSARYGSEAVSGVINIRTQQGSEESHQSLRVAGGRFGYTREVLQANGPIGPATYALSLSHTRNDEEVKHDRFQLGTVGWHINWLDDLPIDVRLTGKFTHTHSRAFPEGSGGSRLAFLQDTERRNTSELVSGLHLDHQLLPEWKQALSVNLFRRTQDSDNPGVLATPVLFGIPPNTSRTTYTRIQPTWIHSVTLIPEWSVAVGMQETIEIGKRRGNQELTAVGAPSNQRSNFENTRSTSAFFAELSATLSDDVQMTGGLRVDIPEGFETELSPRVGFNYQATPTTRLRAGYSEGFKLPSMASLGDPFIGNSRLRPETSRGWDVSVQHSFAQYSGQVELTYFRNTFSRLIDLEPTLARMGIFQLVNLRTVHTQGIELAASLSPLTGYSIQGFMTYLDTNIQGTSDHLRNRPTWSGGVILLAEPSPSWTLRAQIRAVGQRFDLQIPTQDDRAPGYVKSDLTMTYRPTSAWSLFGVLENFTDSHYEEFLGFEAPGITFRFGLTYAR from the coding sequence GTGAGAGTTGCCTCGGGCTCTGAAGCTCAAGAACCTGAGATTACCCAGCTTGATCCCGTCATCGTCACCGCCTCCGTCCTTCCGACCACCGCCTTACGTTCGACAGCGAGTGTCCGATTGATCACGAGAAATGATATAGAACGGCAGCAGGCCAACCGATTCGCTGAGCTGCTGCAACAAGTCCCCGGGCTTCACGTCGATGAGATGGGAGGACGAGGTGGGATCAGTTCCGTCTATATTCGCGGAGGCGACCCGAACTTCACGCTGGTCTTGATCGATGGAGTGCCGATCAACGACCCGACGAATCAACGGGGAGGGTCTGTCGATCTTTCGACACTCACTCCAGAACGCATTGAACAGATCGAAATCATTCGTGGCCCCCTCTCAGCGCGCTATGGCTCAGAGGCGGTCTCAGGCGTGATCAATATCCGCACGCAACAAGGAAGCGAAGAATCGCACCAATCGCTCCGGGTAGCCGGAGGCCGCTTCGGGTACACACGGGAAGTGCTTCAAGCCAATGGGCCAATCGGTCCAGCCACATATGCGCTCTCGCTCTCTCACACACGGAATGATGAAGAGGTCAAGCACGACCGATTTCAGTTAGGAACTGTCGGTTGGCATATCAATTGGCTCGATGATCTTCCAATTGATGTCCGTCTGACCGGGAAATTCACCCATACGCACTCACGAGCGTTTCCTGAAGGAAGTGGAGGGTCGCGTCTGGCTTTTCTCCAAGACACCGAAAGACGAAATACCTCCGAACTGGTGTCTGGCTTACACCTTGACCATCAGCTTCTCCCTGAATGGAAACAGGCTCTTTCCGTTAATCTCTTCCGGCGCACGCAGGACAGTGACAATCCTGGCGTCTTAGCGACTCCGGTGCTGTTTGGTATTCCTCCCAACACATCCCGGACCACGTACACGCGCATTCAACCGACATGGATCCATTCGGTGACGCTGATTCCAGAATGGTCAGTGGCCGTCGGCATGCAGGAGACGATTGAAATCGGAAAACGCCGGGGAAATCAAGAACTCACGGCGGTAGGCGCGCCCAGCAATCAACGATCCAATTTTGAGAATACCCGATCGACCAGCGCCTTCTTCGCTGAACTCTCGGCAACACTGTCCGATGATGTTCAGATGACTGGTGGTCTGCGAGTCGATATTCCGGAAGGCTTTGAAACCGAGCTGAGTCCCCGCGTCGGCTTCAATTATCAGGCTACCCCCACAACACGCCTACGGGCCGGCTACAGTGAAGGGTTCAAGCTACCGAGCATGGCCAGTCTGGGAGATCCGTTCATCGGCAATAGCCGCTTGAGACCTGAAACGAGTCGAGGCTGGGACGTGAGCGTTCAACATAGCTTTGCCCAATACTCGGGCCAAGTAGAGCTGACGTATTTTCGGAATACCTTTTCCCGGTTGATCGATTTAGAGCCGACGCTGGCACGGATGGGCATCTTTCAACTCGTGAATCTACGGACCGTGCATACGCAAGGCATTGAACTAGCCGCAAGCCTGAGCCCTTTGACGGGATACTCGATTCAAGGATTCATGACGTACTTGGACACCAATATTCAAGGGACTTCTGACCATCTTCGCAATCGTCCGACATGGAGCGGGGGAGTGATTCTTCTTGCCGAACCCTCCCCCTCTTGGACCCTTCGCGCCCAAATCCGAGCAGTTGGACAGCGGTTTGACTTACAGATTCCCACACAAGACGATCGAGCGCCAGGGTATGTCAAATCTGACCTCACGATGACCTATCGCCCAACCTCCGCATGGAGCCTATTTGGCGTACTGGAAAATTTTACGGATTCGCATTATGAAGAGTTCCTGGGTTTTGAAGCTCCTGGAATCACCTTTCGCTTTGGATTGACCTACGCCCGTTGA
- a CDS encoding HDOD domain-containing protein, with product MTNADSPLFARLRKSLHLPPLPPIASQIMKMCRDENTEVEQLAHLMSQDPAVVARLLQIANSSYYGGARHKVTGIVQAITLLGMDAVSSLALSFCFYRLCRDIERPNSSGIDHVTFWRRSIISSITGRTIAKWHNVADPEFVFLASLLQDIGLLALNGVDPHVMRDLMENAQDSHLEFAGLEKTHFGCDHAEVGSWIAMTWELPEEYHTAIKASHDPLAWTCQSEEEACIIRCVALASQLADLWCYPKNLAQTTEIAANSAKEWLDLDPVEVQGIISLIPDGLSDISGFFQVHIGRQEDIVRPVQISANILSPDASCESQPEPVT from the coding sequence ATGACGAACGCCGACTCGCCTCTTTTCGCGCGCCTCAGGAAATCGTTGCATCTTCCCCCCTTGCCTCCGATCGCCTCTCAAATCATGAAGATGTGCCGAGACGAAAACACCGAGGTCGAGCAGCTCGCTCACTTGATGAGTCAAGATCCAGCGGTTGTCGCACGCCTCTTGCAAATCGCGAATTCCAGCTACTATGGTGGAGCCCGGCATAAAGTCACGGGCATCGTCCAAGCTATTACCCTGCTAGGGATGGATGCCGTCAGCTCCTTAGCCTTGTCATTCTGCTTTTACCGCCTCTGTCGAGACATCGAACGACCGAATTCATCGGGGATTGATCATGTGACATTTTGGCGCCGTTCGATAATTAGCAGCATCACGGGACGCACCATCGCTAAATGGCATAACGTAGCAGACCCTGAATTTGTCTTCCTTGCCTCGCTTCTACAAGATATCGGCCTCTTAGCCCTCAATGGAGTCGACCCGCACGTCATGCGCGACTTGATGGAAAACGCGCAAGATAGTCACCTAGAATTTGCAGGTTTGGAGAAAACACACTTTGGCTGTGATCACGCTGAAGTAGGAAGTTGGATTGCCATGACCTGGGAACTTCCGGAGGAATATCACACTGCCATCAAGGCGAGCCATGATCCACTGGCATGGACCTGTCAATCAGAAGAAGAAGCGTGCATAATACGGTGTGTGGCGCTTGCCAGCCAACTGGCGGACCTATGGTGTTATCCGAAGAACCTCGCCCAAACGACCGAAATAGCGGCAAATTCGGCCAAAGAGTGGCTGGATTTAGATCCCGTTGAAGTTCAAGGCATCATCAGTCTCATTCCAGATGGACTTTCAGACATTTCCGGCTTTTTCCAAGTCCATATCGGTCGTCAGGAAGACATCGTACGACCGGTACAGATCTCGGCAAACATTCTTTCTCCCGACGCATCGTGCGAATCACAGCCTGAGCCCGTCACATAA
- a CDS encoding response regulator: MEKLLLVDDEPKVVNGFVRHLREHYEIHTAGGGAEGLQVVRSNGPFAVIVSDYAMPDMNGVQFLEEVTKIDSESIRVILTGFADLEIAMNAVNRGQIFRFLTKPCSIEDFKLTLQAGIEQYRLVRAEKELLEQTLTGSVKALIEVLALVNPEAMGRANRLRRYVKEFSKDLGLENSWKFEIAALLSQMDCIEMAPSSGDANGHPISQTESTQKPPFIGAKVLANIPRLEDVVEILSYQDHHHHDVKCASQSQTREHPPIGARLLQVAADFDRLRMQDMPRGQAYEHLVDNQEKYDPAVMQSLKKLFVPDQRHIISKLPLSALQPHMVLAEGIFSEQGETLVAKGQDLSEWMITWLSQRTKWCPIQEPIAVVTQEEQVTT; this comes from the coding sequence ATGGAAAAGCTCTTGCTCGTTGATGATGAGCCCAAGGTCGTCAACGGATTTGTCCGCCATTTACGGGAACACTATGAAATCCATACCGCCGGTGGGGGAGCTGAAGGGCTGCAAGTCGTTCGGTCCAACGGTCCGTTTGCCGTCATCGTGTCAGATTATGCGATGCCGGACATGAACGGGGTTCAGTTTCTTGAAGAAGTTACGAAGATCGATTCCGAGTCCATTCGCGTGATCCTCACAGGGTTTGCCGATCTCGAGATCGCCATGAATGCGGTCAATCGTGGGCAGATATTTCGATTTTTGACCAAGCCGTGCTCGATAGAGGACTTCAAGCTGACATTACAGGCCGGGATTGAACAATATCGGTTGGTGCGTGCCGAGAAAGAGTTGCTCGAACAGACGCTCACAGGAAGTGTCAAGGCATTAATCGAGGTCCTTGCGTTGGTGAATCCCGAAGCAATGGGTCGAGCGAATCGACTCAGACGGTATGTCAAAGAATTTTCCAAAGATCTCGGGCTTGAAAATAGCTGGAAATTCGAAATCGCAGCACTGCTCTCTCAGATGGATTGCATTGAAATGGCTCCATCTTCTGGAGATGCCAATGGCCATCCAATCTCTCAAACAGAGTCTACCCAGAAGCCGCCATTCATCGGAGCCAAGGTGTTAGCCAATATTCCTCGATTGGAAGATGTCGTGGAAATTTTATCGTACCAAGATCATCACCATCATGACGTGAAGTGCGCCAGCCAATCACAGACGCGAGAGCACCCCCCCATTGGCGCAAGACTTCTCCAAGTCGCAGCCGACTTTGATAGGCTCCGCATGCAAGATATGCCGAGAGGTCAGGCCTATGAACACCTTGTTGATAATCAGGAAAAGTATGACCCTGCAGTCATGCAATCATTAAAAAAGCTTTTTGTCCCTGACCAACGACATATTATCTCAAAACTTCCCTTATCTGCCCTTCAACCCCACATGGTCCTCGCCGAAGGTATTTTCAGCGAACAGGGCGAGACCCTCGTCGCCAAGGGGCAAGATCTCTCAGAATGGATGATTACTTGGCTTTCGCAACGGACGAAATGGTGTCCGATACAAGAACCGATCGCCGTGGTGACGCAGGAAGAACAGGTGACGACATGA